One segment of Alnus glutinosa chromosome 2, dhAlnGlut1.1, whole genome shotgun sequence DNA contains the following:
- the LOC133861285 gene encoding peroxidase P7-like yields MTAHYLFVTICVALSLLACFANAQLSPNFYARSCPRLQLIVRDAMRQAVNGEARIGASILRLFFHDCFVNGCDASLLLDDTGTFTGEKNAFPNKNSARGFQVIDTIKTRVEAACNATVSCADILALAARDGVVLLGGPSWTVPLGRRDARTASQSAANAQLPSPFANLTTLTSQFAAKGLSARDMTALSGGHTIGLARCTTFRTRIYNETNIDPNFATTRRATCQASGGDDNLAPLDSQTSNRFDNSYYRDLVARRGLLHSDQELFNGASQDALVRTYSNKIAAFALDFAAAMVKMSKITPLTGTNGEIRGNCRVVNSP; encoded by the exons ATGACCGCTCACTACTTGTTTGTTACCATCTGTGTCGCCCTCTCTCTTTTAGCTTGCTTCGCCAATGCACAACTTTCTCCCAACTTCTACGCAAGAAGTTGCCCTAGACTACAACTCATCGTGCGAGATGCCATGAGGCAAGCTGTCAATGGGGAGGCACGTATTGGTGCCTCTATTCTTCGCTTGTTCTTCCATGACTGCTTTGTAAAC GGCTGCGATGCATCGCTTCTACTAGATGACACGGGCACCTTCACAGGCGAAAAGAATGcttttccaaataaaaattcagcCAGGGGTTTCCAAGTGATTGATACCATTAAAACTCGTGTCGAAGCTGCCTGCAATGCTACTGTTTCTTGTGCCGATATTTTAGCACTTGCAGCACGCGATGGAGTGGTCTTG ctGGGAGGACCCTCATGGACAGTGCCACTAGGGCGGAGAGACGCAAGAACAGCCAGCCAGAGCGCAGCCAACGCCCAACTTCCGTCCCCGTTTGCTAACCTTACAACCCTGACCTCCCAGTTCGCCGCCAAAGGGCTAAGTGCCCGCGACATGACCGCGCTCTCTGGTGGCCACACAATCGGCCTAGCTCGATGCACCACATTCCGGACCCGCATATACAACGAAACCAACATTGACCCAAACTTTGCTACCACTCGAAGGGCCACCTGTCAAGCTTCTGGCGGTGATGATAATTTGGCCCCGCTTGACTCACAGACCTCCAACCGGTTTGATAACAGCTACTACAGGGACCTTGTGGCTCGACGTGGCCTTCTCCATTCTGACCAAGAGCTCTTTAATGGTGCCTCCCAAGATGCACTGGTTAGGACCTATAGTAACAAAATTGCAGCTTTTGCTCTTGACTTTGCTGCTGCCATGGTGAAGATGAGCAAAATTACCCCGCTCACTGGGACAAATGGGGAGATTAGAGGGAATTGCAGGGTGGTGAACTCGCCATAA
- the LOC133861284 gene encoding probable serine/threonine-protein kinase PBL7 isoform X2 produces MEVDREEYSRRKERIALVVIVVVASVAVASLLVAFSYYCYIRNKVSKRLKDLQRADHEDNVNLQLVAENGLQVFTFKQLHSATSGFSKSNVVGHGGFGLVYRGVLSDGRKVAIKLMDQAGKQGEEEFKVEVELLGRLRSPYLLALLGYCSDNNHKLLVYEFMVNGGLQEHLYPASSTKVLSIKLDWETRLKIALESAQGLEYLHEHVSPPVIHRDFKSSNILLDKNFHAKVSDFGLAKLGSEKAGGHVSTRVLGTQGYVAPEYALTGHLTTKSDVYSYGVVLLELLTGKVPVDMKRPPGEGVLVSWALPRLTDRDKVVEIMDPALEGQYSMKEVIQVAAIAAMCVQPEADYRPLMADVVQSLVPLMKIHRSTSKASCGMQRLPTYIVTNLQ; encoded by the exons ATGGAGGTAGATCGGGAAGAGTACAGCAGAAGGAAAGAGCGCATAGCGCTGGTGGTGATAGTGGTAGTGGCCTCGGTGGCCGTGGCCTCCTTGCTCGTGGCCTTCAGCTACTACTGCTACATTCGCAACAAGGTCTCTAAGCGCCTCAAGGACCTCCAAA GGGCTGATCATGAGGACAATGTTAATCTGCAACTTGTGGCTGAGAATGGACTTCAGGTGTTCACTTTCAAGCAGCTACATTCAGCAACCAGTGGTTTCAGCAAGTCAAATGTGGTTGGGCATGGTGGTTTCGGGTTGGTGTACCGAGGGGTGCTCAGTGATGGGAGGAAAGTTGCTATTAAGTTGATGGATCAGGCGGGAAAGCAAGGAGAAGAGGAATTTAAAGTAGAG GTGGAATTGCTAGGTCGGCTGCGTTCTCCTTATTTGTTGGCATTGCTTGGGTATTGCTCAGATAATAATCACAAATTGCTGGTGTACGAGTTCATGGTAAATGGTGGTCTGCAGGAACATTTGTATCCTGCCAGCA GTACTAAGGTGCTCTCCATAAAATTGGACTGGGAAACTCGATTGAAAATAGCTCTTGAATCTGCACAGGGTTTAGAATATCTACATGAACATGTCAGTCCCCCAGTAATTCACAGAGATTTTAAGAGCAGCAACATCCTATTAGACAAAAATTTTCATGCCAAAGTTTCTGATTTTGGATTGGCCAAGCTTGGATCTGAAAAAGCTGGTGGACATGTTTCAACCAGAGTGTTGGGCACCCAAGGATATGTTGCCCCTGA GTATGCCTTAACAGGGCATCTGACAACAAAATCAGATGTGTATAGTTATGGGGTTGTCCTTTTGGAGTTGCTCACAGGCAAAGTTCCAGTTGATATGAAGAGACCTCCTGGGGAAGGTGTACTTGTATCTTGG GCTTTGCCCCGGCTGACGGACAGAGACAAGGTTGTAGAGATTATGGATCCTGCTCTGGAGGGTCAGTACTCAATGAAGGAGGTTATTCAGGTAGCTGCAATTGCTGCAATGTGTGTGCAACCAGAGGCAGATTACAGACCACTGATGGCAGATGTTGTGCAGTCACTGGTTCCTCTGATGAAGATTCACAGGTCAACATCAAAG GCTAGTTGTGGAATGCAAAGGCTACCCACATACATTGTTACAAACTtacaatga
- the LOC133861284 gene encoding probable serine/threonine-protein kinase PBL7 isoform X1, which yields MEVDREEYSRRKERIALVVIVVVASVAVASLLVAFSYYCYIRNKVSKRLKDLQRADHEDNVNLQLVAENGLQVFTFKQLHSATSGFSKSNVVGHGGFGLVYRGVLSDGRKVAIKLMDQAGKQGEEEFKVEVELLGRLRSPYLLALLGYCSDNNHKLLVYEFMVNGGLQEHLYPASSTKVLSIKLDWETRLKIALESAQGLEYLHEHVSPPVIHRDFKSSNILLDKNFHAKVSDFGLAKLGSEKAGGHVSTRVLGTQGYVAPEYALTGHLTTKSDVYSYGVVLLELLTGKVPVDMKRPPGEGVLVSWALPRLTDRDKVVEIMDPALEGQYSMKEVIQVAAIAAMCVQPEADYRPLMADVVQSLVPLMKIHRSTSKVGSCSSFHVKSPTPTAHDFSKASL from the exons ATGGAGGTAGATCGGGAAGAGTACAGCAGAAGGAAAGAGCGCATAGCGCTGGTGGTGATAGTGGTAGTGGCCTCGGTGGCCGTGGCCTCCTTGCTCGTGGCCTTCAGCTACTACTGCTACATTCGCAACAAGGTCTCTAAGCGCCTCAAGGACCTCCAAA GGGCTGATCATGAGGACAATGTTAATCTGCAACTTGTGGCTGAGAATGGACTTCAGGTGTTCACTTTCAAGCAGCTACATTCAGCAACCAGTGGTTTCAGCAAGTCAAATGTGGTTGGGCATGGTGGTTTCGGGTTGGTGTACCGAGGGGTGCTCAGTGATGGGAGGAAAGTTGCTATTAAGTTGATGGATCAGGCGGGAAAGCAAGGAGAAGAGGAATTTAAAGTAGAG GTGGAATTGCTAGGTCGGCTGCGTTCTCCTTATTTGTTGGCATTGCTTGGGTATTGCTCAGATAATAATCACAAATTGCTGGTGTACGAGTTCATGGTAAATGGTGGTCTGCAGGAACATTTGTATCCTGCCAGCA GTACTAAGGTGCTCTCCATAAAATTGGACTGGGAAACTCGATTGAAAATAGCTCTTGAATCTGCACAGGGTTTAGAATATCTACATGAACATGTCAGTCCCCCAGTAATTCACAGAGATTTTAAGAGCAGCAACATCCTATTAGACAAAAATTTTCATGCCAAAGTTTCTGATTTTGGATTGGCCAAGCTTGGATCTGAAAAAGCTGGTGGACATGTTTCAACCAGAGTGTTGGGCACCCAAGGATATGTTGCCCCTGA GTATGCCTTAACAGGGCATCTGACAACAAAATCAGATGTGTATAGTTATGGGGTTGTCCTTTTGGAGTTGCTCACAGGCAAAGTTCCAGTTGATATGAAGAGACCTCCTGGGGAAGGTGTACTTGTATCTTGG GCTTTGCCCCGGCTGACGGACAGAGACAAGGTTGTAGAGATTATGGATCCTGCTCTGGAGGGTCAGTACTCAATGAAGGAGGTTATTCAGGTAGCTGCAATTGCTGCAATGTGTGTGCAACCAGAGGCAGATTACAGACCACTGATGGCAGATGTTGTGCAGTCACTGGTTCCTCTGATGAAGATTCACAGGTCAACATCAAAGGTCGGCAGCTGCTCTAGTTTCCATGTTAAGTCGCCCACACCCACAGCACATGATTTTAGTAAAGCAAGTTTATGA